TCAAGTTCCTTTTTCTTATTGGGATTGACGAAGGTGATCTGGTAATCGCCGTTTTCTAATTTTTCAATGGGTAATTTCGATTGCTTAAATAGATTAACACTCTTATCGCCGTTCACCTGGATTTCCGTGTTGATAGGCGTAATATTATCATTAACTGTTGTTAATGTTCCGTCATTACGCTGTTCTTGCAATACACTGTCCCCATGAAGCTTCGTTTCGTTAAGCATCTTGTCTGTATCACGACCTACATTCTTGAAGTTAACGGGATTTAAATTTTTACTGATCTGCTTAAGAATTTCAGGCTTAAGCGTGTACTCCACCTCTTTCGGGTTGGGTATAAGGGTTATTGCTTTACTTGTGTTAACTAACGGGTTGTCCGCCTCTTTGTTAACTTCTGCGGTGTTGTTTTGGATCTTCTCGGTTTGCTCGATAACGTCGTCATTTAAATTATAGTCGATATCGGTATAATCAAATTCTTCGAATGGGGTATCATCTTTTTTGTTACGATTGATATAGTTATTCACGGAACGCATAATCCCACTCTTATCGTAGTATTCCGATTGCAATTCATTAAATTTTTTAACATCAAACTTGCGCAACCCGCCCTCTTTCTTGAAGCCTTTCAATAAAAGATCTTTGCCGCTTTCTTCAAAGGAAATAGCATTGGGATCGTAGGTTACCTTTTCTCCTGAAATGAATTTATAGAATTTGTTTGCTGTATTTGTAACGTAGTTCATGTGCTTGGAGGTATAATTATATTATAACTATCTATATTATCATTTTATTGCTATACTGTAAAGCATTTATTGATCATCCACAGATGATTTTTTAGTGACTACTATCTTTTTATTGTGTAAAATAAATACATAAGGAAGGCCTGCAGGCATCGGAGCATTTAAGAAGATCTATCGCTCCAACACAAGACTTGTACCATCACAGCGTTTTAGGTTTGCCTCTAAACGCAGAAGCTGTTTTCGTTTTAGGAGTTATGGATAAATTAGAAGAAATTTTCAAGTTACAGTCTGAGTTAAATAAACGCATAGGTGTAAACGTAGAAAGCCTGAACGAAGAGGGTAAGGCTCACTGGCTTTTGAATTATACGCGCGCCATGCAGCAGGAAATGGCAGAGTTAATCGATTCTGTTCCCTGGAAATGGTGGGCAAAGTACCAAGAGTTTGATCAACAAAACGCTAAGGTCGAAATTGTAGACTTGTTTCACTTTCTGATTTCCATGGCTCAGGTCATGGGCATGTCCGCGGATGATGTTTACCAAGCCTACTTGAAGAAAAATCAGGTCAATCACGAGCGCCAGGAGTCCGGATACAAGGTAAAGGACGAAAACGACTCCAAGCACATTTAAGCCTTATTTGTGCCGACCGTGCCTTAGGATATCCCATACCAGGTACAATCCAATAACGCCGGAGAGCATAAAGCCAACAATGCCGATCGAGGGGTAGCCCCATATAAAGGGCTCTACTCCTGTCGTAATTACAGTCGATGAACCAATAATGAGAGCGGCAATCACTAATGCCATCACGATTCTATTGGCAGACGTGCTTAACGTCTTTTCAAGCGAATCCAACCCTTTGTGGTGAAGGGATATTCCCAGTTTGCCGTCTTCCAGATTTCCTAATAAACGCTCAATCGCACCGGGGAAATTTCGTAGGCGCGTAATCCCTACTTGGCAAGACCAGTAAATTTGTTGCAGCAAATTAGTAGGGTTCCAGCGTTCCCAGGTAAGCTTTTTTAAGAAGGGGGCAGCAATTTCGCGAACATCAAAGTCAGGGTCAAGTGTTTTGCCGACATCCTCAATGGCCATAACCGCTTTACCCAGCATGGCGTAATCTTTCGCTAAGTGTAGGCCGTTTACCCCCAGTACGAAGAGTAAATCAGTGATCACACGTCCAAACGGCATATTATGCACTTCCAGATCCTGATACTTTCTTAAGATGAAGCCGACTTCTTTTTCCAGCTTGGATTCATCCATGCGTATTTTTCCAATTGCTTTCGCAACCGCTACTTGAACCACCTTTTCGCTGTCCAACGTGGCAATTGCTGAAAACAGGTCTGCTAAAAAATAGCGCATCTTACGCGTCAAATGGCCTATTTGCCCCCAATCAAGGAAGCACAAGCGGCCGTCATCTGTAAGTATTATATTTCCGCTATGGGGGTCAGCATGAAAGAATCCTGTGATCACGATTTGATGAAGTACAGATTTTGCGCCTATATTCGCATACTCATGAGCCTCTTCTTTTGAAAGAATAGCTTCTTCAGGAGAGCAACCGCTTACCCACTCTGTAATCAATATTTTACTCGTCGAAATGTCTTCGTAAACTTTGGGCGCAAATACCTTTTCTTTATACGGGTTTGTTCGATTAAAATACATCGCGTTGCGTGCTTCGATGGTATAATCGATTTCGTTCATCAACGCCCTGGCTGCTTCTTCTATAACCGCAGGTAAGTCGTAGGGCTTAAGGTCATCAACGCGTTGGTGGATCTTGCGGGCAAACCAACCCATGATCTCCAGGTCTGAACGCAAGGCTCTTATGCTGCCTGGTTTTTGTACCTTGATAGCAACCTCTTCGTTATTACGCTTCAGGCGGCCCCGGTACACTTGCCCTAAGGAAGCACATGCCACCGCTTCTTTATCAAATTCCGAGAAAAGATCTTCAAGGGGACACTGTAGTTCTTCTAGTAATACAGGCTCGATGACTTCAAACGGCAGTGGTCGTACTCCTTTCCGTAACTTTTTAAATTCACGGATCAGCGGTTCCGGTAAAACGTCTGAGCGGGTGCTCAAGAGCTGAGCAAACTTAACAAACGTAGGGCCGAGATCTTCGCAGGTAATACGAATGCGCTCCCATATATTGTGGCGTTCTTTTCGCTTCGGAACAAAACGAGCCAACCACGTTGATGGCAAGTCCAATTGTTCGAGCAACTCATCAAAACCATTACGAATCAGTGTCGCAACGATTTCTTTTGCGCGAACGACATTAGAAATGATCGTGATGGTCTTAAACGCCACTCTGTATTTTTGGGTTTACTTGGAGGTTTGCTTTTTTGGCGCTGCTTTTTTTACGGCTGGCTTTTTTGGGGTTGTTTTTGATTTGCCTTCTAACGCATTTACGCGCTTTTCGAGCTTTTCAAAATCCTTTTGGCAGGCAAAATTAGCTTTATCGAGTAGGTGTTTAAAATAGTCCTGTATTTCTTTACTGGACTTATCAAACTCCTTTCTGCTTTCTTTTACCATTTTGTCAATGGACTTTTTAGCGTCTGTGGCGCTTATTTTACCTTGCTTAACCATTTCTTCCAGAGACTTTTCTAGTTTGTCTTTAGTAACAACAGTTGCGCCAAGGCCTACAAGTAACGTTTTTTTGATGTATTCGAGCATAACATCTTCATTATCCGGTACTTTCTTTTAAAATACAACTTATTTTAAAAGAAATACTTTGTTTGTGTCAGAAAATATAGCAAGCCCCTTTAACCTTTACATTCTTGCCTTCCCCTTGCTTAATAAGCCCTTATGATTACGTATTTATTGGAAGTTTTCGCGATCTTGTTTGTCGCGGTTGGCCCGATTGATAATGCCGCTATTTTCGCGGGTCTGACAGCTAACCATACTCCCAAAGAGCGTAATCGGATGGCCTTGCGGGCTTCTTTGATCGCCGGTGCGATTCTCATCGTTTTTCCTATCATTGGGGATCAGTTGCTGCATCTCTTAAATATTCAACTCTACTCCCTTCAGGTAGGTGGCGGTGTACTCTTGTTTTTAGTGGCCATCGATATGGTAATGACGGAATATGAAAACGGAGAACAAATGCGCAAAAAGCACGCGCATACGGATTATTCCGTATTTCCGTTAGCTATACCGCTCATGGCTGGACCGGCAACAATCATCATTTCCATGAACTTGTTTGCCAAAGCTTCCGGAGACTATGCGTCCCAGGGGATAGTGCTAGCGGTCATTGCGCTTCTTATGCTCATGTCTTATATCGCGTTTTTAGGAGCCGGTTATATCGTGCGCTTTTTAGGTACAAAGGGCGCAGAAACCCTTACTCGCGCTCTGGGTGTGCTTTTAGGTGCCCTCGCCGCAGAGCTCGTGATCGAAGGTCTACGTTCTTCCGGTTTGTTTATGGCAATAACAGGCTAAGCGAGAAGTTTCAGCGCTAATGGGCGAATTGAGTCCCAATAAAGATACGTGAGGCCGATCGCACAAACAAGCAAGGGTTCAAAGTAATCTTTGTAATGTTTTTTCTTTTCGTTGAGCATCATATACATGGCTGTAACAGAGCCGATAACGCCCCATAGGATCGGGCTTTTCATGAAGCAGGTGAGGATATCGATTAGTACGCTTTTTAAAAGACTGTGTATCGCTCCGTTGATGCCGTCATTACTGTCATTATAATAGCCATTACGCATAAGGGTGCGAATAATGCTTTTTAGGGGGGTGGCTATATGCCCAGGCATCCCTATGTCCGTGATTTTAGTAAAGATCCATGCCAGCACACTTGCCGCTACTTCCACTCCTATCCAGCCTCTAAATACACCTTTTATGACACTTTGAGCTACGGATTTTAGCAGCTCGTAGCCTTTGATGAGCTCCCCTCCGCCGCAATATAAAAACGAAACAATATATTCTTGGACTATCGGGTCTTTTACGGTGTCTTCGAAAATGCTAACAAAAAAATGGTTTTGTGTTTTTTCAGTTGTCTGTGTGATAAACTCTTTTGCCAGTTCTAGATTGGGTTTGTTCGTGGGACTATTTTTGCAAAGGTCTATTAATGTGCCTAAATGTTCTCCTATCATCACATCGCTTAGCGAGGTTAGCTGGATTGTATGCTCAGTTTCTAGCGTCAGCGCTATACTGGAAATGGATTCGTTTTCAGTGTTTTTTGTATCCGTTGGAAATACAGCTTTCACCCACGCTACTCTTTTTTCCCACAGCTTTTCTTTTTGTGAAGTATTATACGTTCTCAACCATTCCATTGTGGGGTTACTGAAGGTATCTTTACGCTGAAAAAATAGGGCCACAGAATTTAAAATTATTTCTTTTATACCCCTTATACTGAACATACTCATTCGCTGGGGCGGCATCGGAAAGGGGTTTTTATTAACGTTCTTTTGAATGAGGTTGTAATAAGACCCTTTGCTGGATGCTCTTTCCATAATTAAGTATATCTATAATTAGAATGGTTATTGTTTGTGACGACTTAGTATGGAATAAGTATTTAGCCATATAAGCGCCATTGCTAGCATCTAATGCTAGGTAGCAAAACCATTTTGTCCAGCCAGAATTCTTTTTACTAGGCCTGGACTGCTTCTAACCAGTCGTAATGGAAGAACTCGCCGCGGGGAGAATCAACCCGCTCAAAAGTGTGCGCACCGAAATAATCCCGTTGGGCTTGAAGCAGGTTTTGCGGCAGCTGTGCAGACCGGTAGCCATCAAAATATGCCAGCGCGGACATAAATGTCGGCATCGGAATGCCTGCTTCTATACCGAGCGAGACAACTTTACGCCAATTCTTTTGGCTTTTCTCAAGCGCGGCTTTGAAGTAGGGGTCAAGGACGAGGTTCGCCAGGTCAGACTTTTTTTCATAAGCCTCAGTGATTTTTTGCAAAAAGGCCGCGCGTATAATGCACCCGCCGCGCCATATTTGGGCAATCTCGCCAAAGTTTAGCTTCCATCCGTACTCTCTTTCCGCTTCTTTCATAAGCGCAAACCCCTGTGCGTAAGCACATATTTTAGAGCAATAGAGCGCGTCATGAATCGCTTGTATGATCTCTGCTTTCTTTTCTTGAGGATACTCCCCTTCAAATTTAATTTCTTGAGATGCCGCAACACGTTCTTCTTTAATCGCACTCATGCAACGAGCAAAAACAGCTTCTGCGATCGTTGGAGCCGGCACCCCCATATCTAAGGCGCTAATAGAAGTCCATTTGCCTGTGCCTTTTTGTCCTGCAGTATCCAGGATAGAATCTACATAAGGCTTATTGGTCTTAGGGTCGCGTTGGCGTAAAATATTTGCCGTAATTTCGATCAAAAAGGAATCCAATACCCCAGTGTTCCATTTTGTGAAAATGTCTGCCATCTCGTCTGTAGAGAGTTTTAATAACTCACGCATCACGTGGTACGCCTCGCAAATCATCTGCATGTCCCCGTATTCAATGCCGTTGTGGACCATTTTGACGTAATGCCCCGCGCCGTTTTCTCCAATATAAGCTGTACAGGGAACGCCTCCCGTCACCGGTCTTCCGGGGGCTGCCCCTTCGATCGGCTTTCCGGTCTTGTCATCTACTTTCGCCGCGATGGCCATCCAAACTGGCTTAATCGCATTCCAAGCTTCTTTCGAGCCGCCTGGCATAAGGGATGGGCCAAATCGAGCCCCTTCTTCCCCTCCGGAAACGCCGGAACCTACAAATAATAGCCCTTTTGCGGCTAAATCTTTTTCTCGTTGGATCGTATCTGTCCACTTAGCATTGCCGCCATCAATAATAATATCTCCTTTTTCGAGCAAGGGGGCGACTTCATTAATCACCGCGTCCGTGCCCGCCCCTGCTTGCACCAGAAGTACAATCTTGCGAGGGCGCTGTAACGATTTTACAAAGTCTTGGAGTTCTTTAAAGCCATACAAGCCGCCTGGGGTATCCGGGTTTTCCGCTACAAACTTTTCCATCTTGGAGGTAGTTCTGTTAAACACAGAGATCTGGAACCCGTGGTCCGCTATATTGAGGGCAAGATTTTGCCCCATAACTGCTAATCCAATTAGGCCGATGTCGGAAAACTCTTTTTTCATCTTAAATAAATCAGGTTGATGATGATAATACTGAGGTTGGGTCTACTAGTACTTAAACATTTTTACGAATATCCTGCAAGAACCGATCCACGTCCTCCGCTTTCGTACACCAGGAGCACACAAATCGCCACGCGCCAATTTTAGGGAAATCATAAAACCGCCAACCATCATCCAGTAATGCTTTTGCTGTTTTTTCCGGCATGCTTGCAAAGAGAATGTTTGTTTCCACGGGGTACAGTAGTTCAATTCCTTCAATCGTCCTTAACCCTTTCGCTAAATAAGCTGCCTGCGCATTTGCGTTTTTCGCGTTTTGCAGCCACACTTCGTTTTCTAGTAACCCTAGCCAAGCGGCTGCTTGGTAACGCGACTTCGAATATAATTGCCCGGTTTGCTTCTGCCGCCATCCAAACTCGTTTGCCAATTCTTTGTTAAAGAAGACAATTGCCTCTGCCATGGTAGACCCGTTTTTCGTGCCTCCAAAGCTCATGACATCTACCCCGCCCTGCCAGCTTAATTCCCTAGGGGTTACTTTCTGCTGAGCGATTGCGTTAAAAAAGCGGGCTCCGTCCATGTGCACTTTCCACCCATGCGAATGAGCTTCTTGGCATAGGGTTTTAATCTCTTCTGGTGTATACACAAGCCCGACTTCTGTAGATTGGCTAAAGGAAAAGCAATTTGGTTTTGAAGAGTGTACTCCGTGCGATTCATGGCAGATTTTGGAAATGTCCTCTGCTTTAAACTTTTTTAAATTATCCCCGTAACAGAAAATTTTTGACCCGTGGGTAAAAAACTCCGGTGCTCCGCTTTCATCCACTTGTATATGGGATGTCGGGTGCGTAATAATGCCATGGTAGGGTTGGCAGATCGTGGATAAACTAAGGGCGTTCGCTGCTGTTCCGTTAAACACAAAGTACACCTCGCAGTCCGTCTCAAAAAATTGCTGTATCTGTTGCCTGGCTTCATGGCACCAGTTATCTTCTCCATAGCTCACGGCAAACCCTGTACTCACCGCCGTAATTTTTTTCAAAACCGAATCGCACGCAGGGCTGTAGTTATCACTGGCAAATTGTAGCTTGTTGTTATAGTCCGATGTCATTATATATTAAGGATAGTCGCTTGATCGTTTTTATTATTCTACTTGTTTTAACGTCAATGTCATGGATTATTTTATCGGTTTCATAGAGTACATAACGACTCCTGTGGCATGGGTCGTAAATTCTTGTTTTTGCATTGATCAAGAACTTACCCGTATCGAATCCGCGGTTGTCCCTGCTTCTAGGCGTAGGAGCCGAACAAAATCCTATCCGCCGCTCGAGCTAAAGGATACACAGATTACAGCCAGAGAGATCAGCCCAAAGGACAAGCATTAGGCCGTCATAAGACGAAAAAAGCCTTGAATTTGGATTGCGGTATGCTAATTTTTGTTTGCAGTGCTATTGTGTATAGAGGGTAAGTGGCAATATTAATTCATGATAAATAAAAACAATGATAGTTCCAGGGAGCTTTAAAATAAGCGATTCTAAAGACTTGTCTCTCCTGCTAGAGATGACAGCTGTTATAGGCAAAACTATCATCATAGAATCTGGACGAAAAGGCGTTCGTTTTGTCCGACATGTCGTGAGGGCAATCCCTCATCGCCGAACTGTTCCCTATATACCACTGCAGCCGATCATCACTCAGCACAACAATAATAACACACCATTATTTCAGCGGACTATTATCAATCCATAATATTTGGATGGTTTTTGAAAATTCCCCGAGGTATTCCCTAAAGGGAATATAATAAACGGTGCAACAAATTGCATAAACCAGCTTTGTTCCAGAATAGTCTTGAACTCGTTAGGTTACGCATGTAAGCTCATGCCCTTTATACTGTTTGCGAGGATGGAAGTATAAGATGTTAATTTAACATAAATAAAGACAGATAATGGTTATTGGCCTTGATAAAAAAACTTATAAAGATGTGTCTTACACGATAGGGATGGCTGCATTTGCATGCGCTACTTTAGTTCTTGAAGCCACTCAGGGTGGGGTTCGTTATGTTCAGAATGCATTCGGGGCAATCACTCGTCGCCGGACTGTCACGACGGTTCCAGTCCAACAGCAGCAGGTCGATGTACCGTTATGGCAACGCGAGGCTAAATCGGAAAAGGAATTTCTGTAAGCATTACTGATTTATCTTCAAATTCAGGCACCCTGTCGTACTACAATAATACGACAGGGTGCTTTTTTTTAGAGCTTTGGGCTATAATATATAATAAACTAAAATCTATGACACAACCCAACCACACGCCCCATTTGTGGCAACCTGTAGGAGAAACGGTACACTCCGAGTGCCGAATATATTCCGTTTACTGCCGGCGTTATCAACATCCCGTGCGCAAGTCAGAGGACGATTTTTATGTGCTTAAATTTTCGGATTGGGTGCTCGCGCTTCCTCTTACGGAGGACAAACAGATCATCCTCGTTAACCAATTTCGTTTCGGCTCAGATGTCCTTTCTTGGGAGCTTCCCGGCGGAACGTTGGATGAAGGTGAATCTCCAAGCCAGGGAGTCGTTCGCGAACTTTTAGAGGAAACCGGTTATGCGGGTGATGCCCCACTGCACATCGGCTCTTGTTCGCCTAACCCAGCCTTACAAGATAATAAATCCCACTGCTATCTCGTGCGTAACTGCACTTACATGCAAGCGCCTAATTGGGATCACAACGAAGAGCTGGAGATAAGGCTTTTCCCGTTAGAGGAAGCGTTTGAGATGGCGCTCGATGGTCGCATCCACCACACGTTGTCCATTACCTCGCTTTTCTTTTTAAAAGAATATTTGCAAAAAAATCCGCTTTGAATAGAGTATTTATTCATGGCACGCGATGTCTCTCTAACACCCTCAGATCCTATCCGCGATCAGCTTTTCAGGCAACTCACTTGGGGTGAGATCGACCTCGATTATCTTAAAAAGATGGCTCGGCACGCAAAGGCTGAGGACATGGATGGTGTTGGTTTAAAGCATATCTCAGAATACCATGGCGACTTAACTACCCGGGCTCTCCCTATAGAAGGGGATGCCACAGGCTCGGCTCACATTATCGCTAAAGAGGCTCTTCGCCCTTGTGGTCTGCTTTTCCTGCAAATTATTTTAGACTGCTATGGCAAAGGGTGCACCGTTTCCCTTAAAGTAAAAGAGGGTGAACCGGTTCCCGCCGGTACTTGTCTGGCAGAAGTCACTGGCCCTATCATGGTGTTATTAGCCGCAGAGCGCGTTTTGCTCAATTTCCTGCAACATCTTTCCGGCATCGCTACCCAAACCGCCAAATTCGTCCAAACCCTAGGAGATTCAGAGACAAAACTCCTCGATACGCGCAAAACAACGCCTGGTTTCCGGGTGCTTGAAAAATATGCCGTTGCGTGCGGGGGCGCTTGGAATCATAGAATCGGCTTGTTCGATCGCATTATGTTAAAGGATAATCATTTTGCGGTATTGGTAAATGACTGCCTTCCCAAGGTGAAAGAAATGGTGCGCAGTGCCCGTCGAGACTACCCGGGAATCGCTGTCGAAATTGAGGTGGATGCGGTTGAAAACATCGTTCCTGCACTGGTTGCAGAGCCGGATATTATTTTGTTGGATAATTTTTCTGTTCCCGATATCAAAAAGGCATTAGAGATTATTAATAAACAGGTCTATACGGAAGCAAGCGGTAATGTTAATTTGGATACACTGCCTGAATTAGCCCACCTCGGTCTGGATTTTATTTCATGTGGCGCGCTCGTTCACCAAGCTCGCTGGTGCGATATTAGCATGGATTGGAATATTGCGTTATGAAGCATAATTTGGATACCCAGTTGCTGGTTTGCTTTTTAGAAAAGCAGGGTGAGTTTATTTCAGGAGGCGCCTTGGCAAAAAAATTTGATATTTCTCGCGTCAGTATATGGTCGCACTTGGAGAAATTGCGTAAGGAGGGTTTTGAATTCGATGCCGTTCAAAATCGTGGCTATAGCCTCGCATCCGTGCCTGATGTGCTTCAGGGTAGCCTTCTCAAGGCTTACCTCCAGCGGTGCGATTGCGCCATGCCTGTTTTTTTTCATGAGGTGGTTGATAGTACCAATACCGAGGCGGAGCGCCAAATTGCAGCAGGTTTAGATGTTCCTTTCGCGGTTGTCGCGAAAAAAATGACTGCTGGTAGGGGGCGATTAGGTCGCTCTTGGCAAAGTGATAATCCCGGTAGTCTCTACCTTACGTTCGGCTTTAAGCCAAGACTGGCACCGCAGGCCATGCAATGCTTCTCCCTATGGATGGGGATTAATTTTTGTCGTTTCATAAAAAACTATACCGGCCTGGCTGTTTCTATAAAATGGCCAAATGATATTGTTATTCAGGGCAAGAAAATTGCGGGCATGCTCGCGGAGGCTCGTATAGACGCGGATTATACGCGTGATATGATTTTTGGTGTGGGTATAAATATTAATGGTCCTCTCGCTCGTTTTCCTAAGGAGCTGCAGGATAAAGCAACAACGCTTGAGGTTGAGTCTGGCCATCCTTTCCCGATCAATCATTTTGCCGCTCGTTTTATTCAATGTGGGTACCATGCCTATCAGGCGTTTGTTGAAAACCCAAACCCGCCGGAGTTATTCGATTTATGGAACGAATACGATTTCTTGCGTGGTAAAAGCGTCACCGCGACAACACGTACGGATGCGTTTTCTGGAACTGTATCCGGCATAGACGAAAATGGCCATTTGTTGCTGGATTTAGGCGATGGCTCGGTAAAGAAGCTGTCCGCGGCCGACGTCAGTTTATCTTCTTCTTATCAGGCATGAAAATATTGTGTATCGATATCGGAAATACGAGCACTCAATTTGGTGTGTTGGAGGATGGAGTAGTTCTGTTTTCGGAACGCGTTAATACGCACGAAAATGCATTTTGCCATGCTATAGAAAACGCATTAGCACTCCCTTTCGAGGCAGTTGCTTATGCTTCAGTGGTGCCTCTAGTAAACGCGCAGCTGGAGCTTTCATTACAAAAAACAGGTCTCCTTCTCTTTCAATTGACGCATGAACAGTGTGTGGGGCTAACCATTAATTACCCTCGACCGGAAGAAGTCGGGCAGGATAGGCTCGCAAGTTGCATCGGTGCTCAAAAATATTATGGCTCACCTACACTTGTGATTGACTTAGGTACGGCCATCACGCTCGATTTTGTAACCGATGGAAATGTGTACACACCGGGCGCCATTGCTCCGGGTTTGTCTATCATGACGGATTATTTTAACGAAAAAACAGCTCTTCTTCCTCGTTTGTTTCCGCAGGATTTACTCTACGTCCCTGATTCCGTGACATCGACAGAGGATGCCATGGCCATCGGGTGCATGATCGGTTTTTCGGGTTTA
The genomic region above belongs to Verrucomicrobia bacterium CG1_02_43_26 and contains:
- a CDS encoding nicotinate-nucleotide diphosphorylase (carboxylating); amino-acid sequence: MDGVGLKHISEYHGDLTTRALPIEGDATGSAHIIAKEALRPCGLLFLQIILDCYGKGCTVSLKVKEGEPVPAGTCLAEVTGPIMVLLAAERVLLNFLQHLSGIATQTAKFVQTLGDSETKLLDTRKTTPGFRVLEKYAVACGGAWNHRIGLFDRIMLKDNHFAVLVNDCLPKVKEMVRSARRDYPGIAVEIEVDAVENIVPALVAEPDIILLDNFSVPDIKKALEIINKQVYTEASGNVNLDTLPELAHLGLDFISCGALVHQARWCDISMDWNIAL
- a CDS encoding dUTPase, translated to MDKLEEIFKLQSELNKRIGVNVESLNEEGKAHWLLNYTRAMQQEMAELIDSVPWKWWAKYQEFDQQNAKVEIVDLFHFLISMAQVMGMSADDVYQAYLKKNQVNHERQESGYKVKDENDSKHI
- a CDS encoding phosphogluconate dehydrogenase (NADP(+)-dependent, decarboxylating), whose translation is MKKEFSDIGLIGLAVMGQNLALNIADHGFQISVFNRTTSKMEKFVAENPDTPGGLYGFKELQDFVKSLQRPRKIVLLVQAGAGTDAVINEVAPLLEKGDIIIDGGNAKWTDTIQREKDLAAKGLLFVGSGVSGGEEGARFGPSLMPGGSKEAWNAIKPVWMAIAAKVDDKTGKPIEGAAPGRPVTGGVPCTAYIGENGAGHYVKMVHNGIEYGDMQMICEAYHVMRELLKLSTDEMADIFTKWNTGVLDSFLIEITANILRQRDPKTNKPYVDSILDTAGQKGTGKWTSISALDMGVPAPTIAEAVFARCMSAIKEERVAASQEIKFEGEYPQEKKAEIIQAIHDALYCSKICAYAQGFALMKEAEREYGWKLNFGEIAQIWRGGCIIRAAFLQKITEAYEKKSDLANLVLDPYFKAALEKSQKNWRKVVSLGIEAGIPMPTFMSALAYFDGYRSAQLPQNLLQAQRDYFGAHTFERVDSPRGEFFHYDWLEAVQA
- a CDS encoding biotin--[acetyl-CoA-carboxylase] ligase, translating into MKHNLDTQLLVCFLEKQGEFISGGALAKKFDISRVSIWSHLEKLRKEGFEFDAVQNRGYSLASVPDVLQGSLLKAYLQRCDCAMPVFFHEVVDSTNTEAERQIAAGLDVPFAVVAKKMTAGRGRLGRSWQSDNPGSLYLTFGFKPRLAPQAMQCFSLWMGINFCRFIKNYTGLAVSIKWPNDIVIQGKKIAGMLAEARIDADYTRDMIFGVGININGPLARFPKELQDKATTLEVESGHPFPINHFAARFIQCGYHAYQAFVENPNPPELFDLWNEYDFLRGKSVTATTRTDAFSGTVSGIDENGHLLLDLGDGSVKKLSAADVSLSSSYQA